One genomic segment of Acinetobacter sp. C26M includes these proteins:
- the hisC gene encoding histidinol-phosphate transaminase, which produces MTFTAEQMRFWSPEVRELEPYVPGEQPKIQNLLKLNTNENPYPPSPKVVEAVQAVLADHADALRLYPDPDAMALKQAIAKQQHVDVGQVFVGNGSDEVLAHIFKAFFIQKEPILYPDITYSFYPVYSQFFATQTKQIPLNEKFEIDVSDYEQENGGIIITNPNAPTSIALGLAQIEQVLKANPDRVVVIDEAYVDFGAESAVQLVNRYENLVVCQTTSKSRSLAGLRVGFAIAQAHLIAALEAVKNSFNSYPIDRFAIAAAVASFEDQAYFEAQCAKVIESREKLVTDLTALGFEVLPSKANFIFATHPQHDAAQLSQQLREQGIIVRYFNKPRINQFLRITIGTDEQNQRLVDTLKTQIL; this is translated from the coding sequence ATGACGTTTACAGCAGAGCAAATGCGTTTTTGGAGCCCAGAGGTTCGTGAGTTAGAACCTTATGTACCAGGTGAGCAACCTAAAATTCAGAACTTACTCAAACTGAATACCAATGAAAATCCTTATCCACCATCACCAAAAGTGGTAGAAGCAGTCCAAGCTGTTTTAGCAGATCATGCTGATGCGTTACGTCTGTATCCCGACCCAGATGCGATGGCTTTAAAGCAGGCGATTGCCAAGCAGCAGCATGTTGATGTGGGACAAGTCTTTGTTGGTAATGGGTCGGATGAGGTATTGGCGCATATTTTTAAAGCGTTTTTTATTCAAAAAGAGCCAATTCTTTATCCCGACATTACCTATAGTTTTTATCCTGTTTATAGCCAATTTTTTGCAACGCAAACCAAGCAGATTCCTTTGAATGAAAAATTCGAAATTGATGTATCGGATTATGAGCAGGAAAATGGCGGGATCATCATTACTAATCCAAATGCGCCAACCAGCATTGCATTAGGATTAGCACAGATTGAGCAGGTGCTTAAGGCAAATCCAGATCGTGTGGTCGTGATTGATGAAGCCTATGTCGATTTTGGTGCTGAGTCTGCGGTGCAATTGGTCAATCGCTATGAAAATTTAGTGGTTTGCCAAACGACATCTAAGTCTCGTTCACTGGCGGGCTTACGCGTTGGTTTTGCCATTGCACAAGCACATTTGATTGCGGCACTTGAAGCAGTCAAAAATAGTTTTAACTCCTATCCAATTGATCGTTTTGCAATAGCCGCCGCCGTAGCTTCATTCGAAGATCAAGCTTATTTTGAAGCGCAATGTGCCAAAGTGATTGAGAGCCGAGAAAAATTAGTGACTGACCTCACTGCCTTGGGCTTTGAGGTATTACCTTCGAAAGCCAATTTTATCTTTGCTACACATCCGCAACATGATGCTGCTCAGTTGTCTCAACAATTGCGTGAACAGGGGATTATTGTGCGTTATTTCAATAAGCCGCGCATTAATCAATTCTTGCGTATCACGATTGGTACAGATGAACAAAACCAGCGTTTAGTCGATACGCTTAAAACACAAATTTTATAA
- the filE gene encoding putative pilus assembly protein FilE, whose amino-acid sequence MQNKRTQQSALAISLLFLMVSSVSTVYADGFYTIIGPDGRPMVVPMKLGKKEAEPRKQQQELHVEKTSQPTIDKTNTIERVIVPLEQKRAVESPKSLQTKQAQQSTITKNIIEPEVSQPKIVPKVIEQAADSSKAMKMINKDSETKSSTQAKKFNETRASSSSLPTKIPTIEKAPTVVEKVPLTKSAPISSNQVASAVGFNQIDGVDYVNNEYLENQEFNLDGKKRFYTMPDGTGRLETIERKKGVSRSVLDKLLNRSQQSAASIALSGTYVRLSSEDLKAAFENDRCFLDGYKKSIKTLALKKDVGLWPRKPLKEKFEYELVKLAPSIQYMQIDSYASNTQKPVYYWPLVVFLDDKGCIEEGVSGFKNSATAATVLQHSGIQGVIKVPEGVHYMLMTPLASAVDVSEQELSNQGQIKISVLQ is encoded by the coding sequence ATGCAAAATAAAAGGACTCAACAATCAGCACTTGCTATTTCATTATTATTTTTAATGGTATCAAGTGTCTCGACTGTTTATGCGGATGGTTTCTATACGATTATTGGTCCAGATGGTCGTCCAATGGTTGTGCCTATGAAATTGGGGAAAAAAGAAGCAGAGCCTCGTAAGCAGCAACAGGAACTTCATGTTGAAAAAACATCGCAACCAACTATTGATAAGACCAACACAATAGAGAGAGTAATTGTACCTCTTGAACAGAAACGGGCGGTAGAATCGCCTAAGTCACTTCAAACCAAGCAAGCTCAACAGAGTACAATTACAAAAAATATAATTGAGCCAGAAGTCTCACAGCCTAAAATAGTGCCCAAAGTTATTGAGCAAGCAGCTGATTCATCTAAAGCAATGAAGATGATCAATAAGGATTCTGAAACAAAATCTTCAACACAAGCGAAGAAATTCAATGAGACTCGGGCATCTTCAAGCTCCTTACCGACAAAGATACCAACAATTGAAAAAGCACCAACAGTTGTAGAAAAAGTACCATTAACTAAAAGTGCTCCAATTTCTTCAAATCAAGTTGCCTCAGCAGTTGGATTTAATCAGATTGATGGTGTTGACTATGTCAATAATGAATATTTAGAAAATCAAGAATTTAATTTAGATGGTAAAAAACGTTTTTATACCATGCCTGATGGCACAGGTCGTTTGGAGACGATTGAACGTAAAAAAGGAGTGAGTCGTTCAGTTCTAGATAAACTGTTGAATCGTTCGCAACAGTCGGCAGCTTCAATAGCTTTATCAGGGACCTATGTGCGTTTATCGAGTGAAGATTTAAAAGCTGCCTTTGAAAATGATCGTTGTTTTTTAGATGGTTATAAGAAGTCGATCAAAACACTTGCACTGAAAAAAGATGTTGGGCTTTGGCCTCGCAAGCCACTTAAGGAAAAGTTTGAATATGAATTGGTCAAACTGGCTCCCTCAATTCAATATATGCAAATTGATTCATATGCTTCTAACACTCAAAAACCAGTTTATTACTGGCCTTTAGTTGTATTCTTAGATGATAAGGGCTGTATTGAAGAAGGTGTGAGTGGATTTAAAAATAGTGCAACTGCTGCGACTGTGTTACAACATTCAGGTATCCAAGGTGTGATAAAAGTACCGGAAGGTGTCCATTATATGCTGATGACCCCATTAGCATCAGCCGTTGATGTTTCTGAACAAGAACTTTCAAATCAAGGACAGATAAAAATTTCTGTTTTACAGTAA
- a CDS encoding outer membrane protein transport protein, with the protein MKHLKLCPLTIAIFFAGLSSATHAQLGQDLSVDLRSLALGNAVTADPPGISAVHFNPAALAKLDGLQTDVQGILANFAIKRDYSAPGGYNVFGYSDDPLVCNDGPEVDANICTDFKGTVSGDVEYASIYVPVLKKIVDLGPNSPLAAPTAGISYKPPGSKVTYATAIYAPLVAGFGAEDGNPSNYMGQQVALERITYLSPSFGYQVNDNLYLGASFGMSYQAIAMKTDLRFPNELIGVLRMVDEVVCGPFKENGDIITDLLLFGMCNAKEGMNPFSKVGALDVSLEQSLSPSYNLGLLWEPTDDFSFGMVYQSEAKMRLHGKYLINVAQAPRDLIAGLNSSATGQILAAILGFPSYAPAVESGLLAMDFKYPQHFKAGIKYKIFPDLQMNFDLGWTDFSAWDKFRFEFDRQISLLKVAKLLSADVTDRSLALPLKFQSSWRWGIGFEYSATDRLKLRMGYEPRTSSIPDDKRNTMVPINNAQLFGLGLGYRFDQDTDIDLSIGFLRSRDDIPANTSSLSNKTGVDNLLLNPYAGLNVKTNTKVTLLGINYRTRW; encoded by the coding sequence GTGAAACACCTTAAATTATGTCCATTAACGATAGCAATCTTTTTTGCTGGGCTATCGAGTGCCACACATGCACAACTCGGACAAGACTTATCGGTAGATTTACGTTCTTTGGCGTTAGGTAATGCTGTTACTGCGGACCCTCCTGGAATTAGCGCAGTTCACTTTAACCCTGCCGCACTTGCTAAATTAGATGGTTTGCAAACAGATGTGCAGGGGATTCTGGCTAATTTTGCAATTAAACGGGATTATTCAGCACCAGGTGGGTATAACGTCTTTGGTTATTCAGATGATCCACTTGTATGTAATGACGGTCCAGAAGTCGATGCAAATATTTGTACTGATTTTAAAGGTACTGTGAGTGGTGATGTTGAATATGCCAGTATTTATGTACCTGTTTTAAAGAAAATCGTAGATTTAGGACCGAACTCGCCTTTAGCTGCGCCGACGGCAGGTATTTCTTATAAACCTCCTGGCTCTAAAGTAACTTACGCAACGGCTATTTATGCACCGCTTGTTGCTGGTTTTGGTGCCGAAGATGGTAATCCAAGTAACTATATGGGACAGCAGGTTGCATTAGAACGTATTACTTATTTGTCGCCTTCATTTGGTTATCAGGTAAATGATAATCTATATCTAGGGGCATCATTTGGAATGTCCTACCAAGCCATTGCGATGAAAACTGATTTACGTTTCCCTAATGAGTTAATTGGGGTATTACGTATGGTTGATGAGGTGGTCTGTGGACCATTCAAAGAAAATGGCGATATTATTACGGATTTGTTACTTTTTGGTATGTGTAATGCTAAAGAGGGAATGAACCCGTTTAGTAAAGTTGGTGCTTTAGATGTATCACTTGAGCAGTCATTAAGCCCAAGCTATAACTTAGGCTTGCTTTGGGAACCTACGGATGATTTTAGTTTCGGTATGGTTTATCAGAGTGAAGCAAAAATGCGTTTGCATGGGAAATACTTAATTAATGTGGCCCAAGCACCTCGAGATTTGATTGCGGGATTAAACTCATCTGCAACAGGCCAAATTCTGGCGGCAATTCTAGGATTCCCAAGTTATGCGCCTGCCGTTGAGTCTGGTTTATTAGCAATGGATTTTAAATATCCGCAACATTTTAAAGCTGGGATTAAGTATAAGATATTTCCTGATTTACAAATGAATTTTGATTTGGGATGGACGGATTTCTCGGCATGGGATAAGTTTAGATTTGAATTCGATCGGCAAATTTCACTATTAAAAGTTGCTAAATTATTGTCAGCAGACGTAACGGATCGATCACTGGCTTTACCATTAAAATTTCAGTCTTCTTGGCGTTGGGGGATTGGCTTTGAGTACTCTGCAACAGATCGTTTGAAGTTACGTATGGGTTATGAACCTCGAACTAGTTCAATCCCTGACGATAAACGAAATACGATGGTACCGATTAATAATGCACAATTATTTGGTCTAGGTCTTGGATATCGTTTTGATCAGGATACAGATATCGATTTATCTATTGGTTTCTTACGTAGTCGTGATGATATTCCTGCAAATACAAGTAGTCTATCCAATAAAACAGGGGTCGATAACTTGTTATTAAACCCTTATGCTGGCTTAAATGTGAAAACAAATACAAAAGTAACTTTACTTGGAATTAACTACAGAACTCGATGGTAA
- the pabB gene encoding aminodeoxychorismate synthase component I produces the protein MSYFQQKLNTQLTSAFELLSRLYDLTGLVYLHDQGTPVIAFLPQVFLIFQQAKLQQFQQIQFNQYRRNNEAISLIEFSKFHHAPTSNRNNSFNGGYIGFFSYDYSADQFIEIDAHPQPSFFLGQYSSFLKFQEDAWYFYSNEDQAEYIYQEILNRVNEPKQMPALSLDKQCRPRWSKSEYLNAFHQVQEYIKAGDCYQINLTQEFTAHVQGSLLSRANDLWELTQAPYAGYLKINDFELLSCSPELFIEFKNNREIKTRPIKGTMPRFDDPQQDQISKDKLSQSEKDQAENVMIVDLLRNDLSVYAETGSVETTKLFEIESFNQVHHMVSEITATLKAEINPMQMLLSALPGGSITGAPKIRAMQIIEELEGAPRGAYCGSLGYFNFDGTGSWNILIRSIQKYQNQLSMWAGGGITIASDAEAEYQECFDKISAMLDLLNTWQRSEQ, from the coding sequence ATGTCTTATTTTCAGCAAAAGCTTAATACGCAACTCACTTCTGCATTTGAGCTTCTGTCCCGACTGTATGATTTAACTGGATTGGTTTATTTGCATGACCAAGGCACACCTGTCATTGCCTTTTTACCTCAAGTTTTTTTAATTTTTCAACAAGCTAAGCTTCAGCAATTTCAACAAATACAATTCAATCAATATAGACGCAACAATGAAGCAATTTCACTGATAGAGTTTTCTAAGTTTCACCACGCGCCAACATCTAATCGTAATAATAGCTTTAATGGTGGATACATTGGCTTTTTTAGCTATGACTATAGTGCCGATCAATTCATTGAGATTGATGCACATCCACAGCCAAGTTTTTTCTTGGGTCAATACTCAAGCTTTTTAAAATTTCAAGAAGATGCTTGGTACTTTTATAGTAATGAAGATCAAGCTGAGTATATTTATCAAGAAATTTTGAATCGGGTCAATGAGCCCAAACAAATGCCAGCACTTTCTTTAGACAAACAATGCCGTCCTCGTTGGTCTAAATCTGAATATTTAAATGCTTTTCATCAAGTACAGGAATACATCAAAGCAGGTGATTGTTATCAAATTAACCTCACTCAAGAATTTACAGCACATGTACAAGGTTCTCTCTTAAGCCGTGCTAATGATTTATGGGAACTCACCCAAGCACCTTATGCTGGTTATCTCAAAATCAACGATTTTGAATTGCTTAGTTGCTCTCCTGAGCTCTTCATTGAGTTTAAAAACAATCGAGAAATTAAAACGCGCCCAATTAAAGGCACGATGCCACGCTTTGATGATCCACAGCAAGATCAGATCTCAAAGGACAAACTCAGTCAATCTGAAAAAGATCAGGCAGAGAATGTCATGATTGTAGATTTGCTCCGCAATGACTTGAGTGTCTATGCGGAAACAGGCTCTGTTGAAACAACCAAATTATTTGAAATTGAAAGCTTTAATCAAGTTCATCACATGGTCAGCGAGATTACCGCGACCTTAAAAGCTGAAATCAATCCAATGCAAATGTTATTGTCTGCACTACCCGGTGGTTCAATCACAGGTGCACCGAAGATTCGTGCCATGCAAATCATTGAAGAATTAGAAGGTGCGCCGCGTGGTGCTTATTGTGGCAGCTTAGGTTATTTTAATTTCGATGGTACAGGTAGTTGGAATATCTTGATTCGCAGTATTCAAAAATATCAAAATCAATTATCCATGTGGGCGGGTGGTGGCATCACCATTGCTTCTGATGCAGAAGCAGAGTATCAAGAATGCTTTGATAAAATTTCTGCCATGCTTGATTTGCTCAATACATGGCAGAGATCTGAACAATAA
- a CDS encoding C39 family peptidase, whose product MLEIALGSALMYYFTTQAFEIEKKPEGTVFYTETLDSRNPSFTRNHREAVVIKPAVEEQFRGIVRQAYDYSCGSAALTTLLNGYGGLQLTEQQTMSGLLQYGEYQRIIERRSFSLLDMKRFVSALGINSGGYRGEFSDLTSLKQPAIVPITYAGFKHFVVYKAYKDGRVYVADPALGNISFDENRFKEIWDNNTLFIVDIPQQYQKSLLALQDADMRHVEDATVNRYALAEIQFPTQKLERLADKASTMRRVLDADPKSATYNQPITTYMRLYYKRK is encoded by the coding sequence ATGTTAGAGATCGCTTTAGGCTCGGCATTGATGTATTACTTTACAACGCAAGCCTTTGAAATAGAAAAAAAACCAGAAGGGACTGTATTCTATACAGAAACTTTGGATTCTCGTAACCCCTCGTTTACACGAAACCATCGTGAAGCAGTTGTGATTAAACCGGCTGTAGAGGAGCAATTCCGTGGAATTGTACGCCAAGCTTATGATTATAGCTGTGGTTCCGCTGCATTAACGACCTTATTAAATGGTTATGGCGGTTTACAATTAACTGAACAGCAAACAATGAGCGGTCTACTCCAATATGGAGAGTATCAGCGTATTATCGAGCGTCGAAGTTTCTCCTTATTGGATATGAAGCGTTTTGTCTCTGCTTTAGGGATTAATAGTGGCGGCTATCGTGGGGAATTCTCTGATCTTACCTCGTTGAAACAACCAGCGATTGTTCCTATTACCTATGCTGGCTTTAAACATTTTGTAGTATATAAAGCGTATAAAGATGGAAGGGTTTATGTTGCAGATCCTGCATTAGGAAATATTAGTTTCGATGAAAATCGATTTAAAGAAATTTGGGATAACAATACATTATTTATTGTTGATATTCCTCAGCAATATCAAAAGAGCTTATTAGCATTGCAAGATGCTGATATGCGTCATGTAGAGGACGCAACAGTAAATCGCTATGCCCTTGCTGAAATTCAGTTTCCAACTCAAAAATTGGAGCGCCTTGCCGATAAGGCTTCAACGATGCGTAGAGTATTGGATGCCGATCCTAAGTCAGCAACTTATAACCAACCAATTACGACCTATATGCGCTTATATTACAAGCGGAAGTAA
- a CDS encoding DUF6160 family protein, with product MKMFTKLALVSSMAISANAMALQSMDDAALSAATGQDGINLGIGISKIEIDKVLIHDNDGLATSATIGGGTSSPTNPTITGGSATAGAIIVNNIKISAPEAVDANGVGTGSYDTSRMLATGNLADIRIDSDAGTGTGNTAFLNVAAKVSGLDIKIGEIGVSASTGGNTGTAGASGTGIRRGNDTANYNAILSGLTLKTGQMNANIQLGAAPQGAMIVLNTKMVGGLEIKDLGILDNSTNGATIATGVTTTAAGEIRLDSIKVADASGADLSVDAKVSVYGQSAANAGFLKIVTGTTSPGTDVYIKGVHLGSATAASIGDVEVQGMRTYYNPSHTFGGDTTGTAITISGH from the coding sequence ATGAAAATGTTTACTAAACTAGCTTTAGTTTCTTCAATGGCGATTAGCGCAAATGCAATGGCTTTGCAGTCAATGGATGATGCTGCACTAAGCGCTGCAACAGGTCAAGATGGTATTAATCTTGGTATCGGAATTTCAAAAATTGAAATCGATAAAGTCTTAATTCATGATAATGATGGTTTAGCTACTAGCGCAACAATTGGCGGTGGTACATCTAGTCCAACAAACCCTACGATTACTGGTGGTTCGGCAACTGCTGGTGCGATTATTGTCAATAATATTAAAATCTCGGCTCCGGAAGCAGTTGATGCGAATGGCGTGGGTACTGGTAGCTATGATACATCACGTATGTTAGCAACTGGCAATTTAGCAGATATTCGTATTGACTCAGATGCTGGTACGGGTACTGGTAATACAGCATTCTTGAATGTTGCTGCAAAAGTATCAGGTTTAGATATCAAAATCGGTGAAATTGGTGTTTCTGCTTCAACTGGTGGTAATACTGGTACAGCAGGTGCTTCTGGTACAGGCATTCGTCGTGGTAATGATACTGCTAACTATAATGCAATTTTATCTGGTTTAACTTTAAAAACTGGCCAAATGAATGCAAATATTCAGTTGGGTGCCGCTCCTCAAGGTGCGATGATCGTATTAAATACCAAAATGGTTGGTGGTTTAGAAATTAAAGATCTTGGTATTTTAGATAACTCTACAAATGGTGCTACGATTGCGACAGGCGTAACGACTACTGCTGCTGGTGAAATTCGTCTTGATAGTATCAAAGTTGCTGATGCAAGTGGTGCGGATTTGTCTGTAGATGCTAAAGTGAGTGTTTATGGTCAAAGCGCTGCGAATGCTGGCTTCTTGAAAATTGTGACAGGCACAACAAGTCCTGGAACAGACGTTTATATTAAGGGTGTTCATTTAGGTAGTGCTACTGCTGCATCAATTGGTGATGTAGAAGTTCAAGGTATGCGTACTTATTACAATCCATCTCATACTTTTGGTGGTGATACGACGGGTACAGCAATTACAATTTCTGGTCACTAA